A section of the Salvelinus fontinalis isolate EN_2023a chromosome 33, ASM2944872v1, whole genome shotgun sequence genome encodes:
- the LOC129832372 gene encoding prolactin-releasing peptide receptor-like: MDPILEVLSGANTTGGPSLNHSNNPLDMFSGMQLLLRFKPLFLPLYCLLVAVAGVGNSILLACILADKKLHNATNFFIGNLAAGDLLMCLTCVPLTASYAFDSRGWAFGRPLCHLVPLLQAATVFASVLSLTAIAVDRYVVVAHPVRRRISVGGCGAVALGVWGLSLALAAPPSLHTRYLDLRPRGVELVVCEEFWPSSGQLRLLYSCCILVASYMIPLLSVSVSYCAITVHLRRHTLPGEPSHCQQRWSQRRRKTFSLLVASVLAFALCWLPLQVLNLLLDLDPDYHIVDKRYVNVLQVCCHLVAMSSACYNPFIYASLHSKIWLHLKGYLCPCRRQGPPGGQLLSRCTSRNPATCLSLLSEVPAPGKETPGATGRESDSTL, from the exons ATGGATCCCATCCTGGAGGTCCTGAGTGGGGCCAACACTACTGGAGGCCCCTCCCTGAACCACAGCAACAACCCCCTGGACATGTTCTCTGGCATGCAGCTGCTGCTACGCTTCAAGCCCCTCTTCCTGCCCCTCTACTGCCTCCTGGTGGCTGTGGCCGGCGTAGGCAACTCCATCCTGCTGGCCTGTATCCTGGCCGATAAGAAGCTCCACAACGCCACCAACTTCTTCATCGGTAACCTGGCGGCCGGCGACCTGCTGATGTGTCTGACCTGCGTCCCTCTGACCGCATCGTACGCCTTCGACAGCCGCGGCTGGGCCTTCGGACGCCCTCTTTGCCACCTGGTGCCGCTGCTGCAGGCCGCCACTGTATTCGCCTCGGTACTGTCCCTCACGGCCATCGCCGTGGACCGCTACGTGGTGGTGGCCCACCCAGTGAGGAGGAGGATCTCTGTCGGGGGCTGCGGCGCTGTGGCTCTGGGGGTGTGGGGGTTGTCTCTGGCCCTggctgcccctccctccctccacacgcGCTACCTGGACCTGAGGCCTCGTGGGGTGGAGCTGGTGGTGTGTGAGGAGTTCTGGCCGAGCTCTGGCCAGCTCAGGCTGCTCTACTCCTGCTGTATCCTGGTAGCTTCCTACATGATCCCTctgctgtcagtcagtgtgtcctACTGTGCCATCACAGTGCACCTGAGACGCCACACGCTGCCCGGAGAGCCCTCACACTGCCAGCAGCGCTGGAgccagaggaggaggaaaaccttCTCTCTCCTGGTGGCCTCTGTGCTTGCCTTTGCTCTCTGCTGGCTGCCCCTgcag GTGCTGAACCTGCTGCTGGACCTGGACCCAGACTACCACATCGTGGACAAGCGCTATGTCAACGTGCTGCAAGTGTGCTGCCACCTGGTGGCCATGAGCTCCGCCTGCTACAACCCCTTCATCTACGCCTCCCTGCACAGCAAGATATGGCTGCACCTCAAGGGCTACCTGTGCCCTTGCCGCCGCCAGGGGCCCCCAGGGGGCCAGCTCCTCTCCCGCTGCACCTCCCGGAACCCGGCCACCtgtctcagcctgctctctgaggTCCCCGCCCCCGGCAAAGAGACCCCGGGGGCCACTGGTCGAGAGTCCGACAGCACCCTCTGA